One genomic segment of Synchiropus splendidus isolate RoL2022-P1 chromosome 16, RoL_Sspl_1.0, whole genome shotgun sequence includes these proteins:
- the grhl3 gene encoding grainyhead-like protein 3 homolog, with the protein MTKEIETLGLVSQSENFNYNRYASYNMDSWSYLESQMTEESHKPKLQPGDDLTALTMLYEQCKTQKEQKMSAAIRKPSERSANGDLALLDASASVMKILSDNVPTSHSLEVLGSKPLSVSAPPTSDTYATLTSVVSDTYDKQELNHIFDSLLQKWPENSVFPDPSAETLPYSDPFPENHPSPVYSGSYTGSPAERYRSEFQFSLGAPSASGKSSDLPMVYLNKGQFYPITLQGVDAPTATKVKTVVMAVFENDKTPEMQLRFWNHWHARQPTVKQRVIDIADYKEVFSGISNIEEVAFNALSFVWNPSEEAKVFIGINSLSTDFSSQKGVKGLPLNLQIDTYDFSSGSNQLIHRAACQVKIFCDKGAERKMRDEERKRSKRRGKAASDANANKSLVSSSMGTESTFFQTLDDHTTQPVLFIPETHLSSLQRMATPMEETERKRFYPDREQSNSPPSKQARWDDTHRVLLYVRTSTEEVFDALMLSSPTLSGLKEAISEKYGMQEDTIGKIYKKCKRGIFVNMDDNIIEHYTNQSAFLIEMSEVVPHQFQITLVEV; encoded by the exons ATGACCAAAGAGATTGA GACTCTTGGACTGGTCAGTCAGAGTGAGAACTTCAACTACAACCGGTACGCGAGTTATAATATGGACTCCTGGTCCTACCTGGAAAGTCAGATGACAGAGGAGAGCCATAAACCCAAACTCCAGCCCGGGGACGACCTGACGGCGCTCACCATGCTGTACGAGCAGTGCAAG ACCCAGAAAGAGCAGAAGATGTCCGCCGCCATTCGCAAGCCATCAGAGAG GTCTGCAAACGGTGATCTGGCGCTGCTGGATGCGTCTGCGAGCGTCATGAAGATCCTGTCCGATAACGTCCCCACCAGCCACTCACTGGAGGTTCTGGGATCCAAACCCCTGTCGGTCTCGGCGCCCCCTACTTCAGACACCTACGCCACACTCACCAGCGTGGTGTCCGACACCTACGACAAGCAAGAGCTCAACCACATCTTTGACTCTCTGCTGCAGAAGTGGCCCGAGAACAGCGTGTTCCCGGATCCCAGTGCCGAG ACTCTTCCTTACAGCGATCCCTTCCCTGAAAACCACCCCAGCCCGGTCTACTCCGGGTCCTACACCGGCTCCCCCGCCGAGAGGTACAGGAGCGAGTTCCAGTTTTCCCTCGGAGCTCCGTCGGCAAGCGGGAAGTCCAGTGACCTGCCAATGGTCTACCTTAACAAGGGCCAGTTCTACCCCATTACCCTGCAGGGAGTGGACGCTCCTACAGCCACCAAAGTCAAG ACGGTGGTGATGGCGGTGTTTGAGAACGACAAGACCCCGGAGATGCAGCTTCGCTTTTGGAACCACTGGCACGCCCGCCAGCCGACAGTCAAGCAGAGGGTCATCGATATCG CGGACTACAAAGAAGTGTTCAGCGGCATTAGCAACATTGAGGAGGTGGCCTTCAACGCGCTGTCCTTTGTTTGGAACCCCAGTGAAGAAGCCAAG GTCTTCATTGGCATCAACTCCTTGAGCACCGACTTCTCGTCCCAGAAGGGCGTCAAAGGCCTCCCCCTCAACCTGCAGATTGACACGTACGACTTCAGCTCGGGAAGCAACCAGCTCATCCACCGAGCCGCCTGCCAGGTCAAAATCTTCTGCGATAAG GGCGCTGAGAGGAAGATGCGAGATGAGGAGCGGAAAAGAAGCAAGAGGAGGGGAAAGGCGGCCAGCGATGCAAACG ccAACAAGTCGCTGGTTAGCAGCTCTATGGGCACTGAGAGCACCTTCTTCCAGACCTTGGATGACCACACCACCCAGCCCGTCCTCTTCATCCCAGAGACCCATTTATCCAGTCTACAGCGAATG GCCACGCCCATGGAAGAAACCGAAAG GAAGAGGTTTTACCCAGACAGAGAGCAGTCCAACTCTCCACCCAGCAAACAAGCGCGATGGGACGACACCCACCGAG TTCTCTTGTACGTGAGGACAAGCACTGAAGAAGTGTTCGACGCGCTGATGCTCAGCTCACCGACACTCTCGGGCCTCAAAGAAGCG ATTTCAGAGAAGTATGGCATGCAAGAGGACACCATTGGGAAAATCTACAAGAAATGCAAACGCGG GATTTTCGTCAACATGGACGACAACATCATCGAACATTACACCAACCAGTCGGCCTTTCTCATCGAGATGTCCGAAGTGGTGCCCCACCAGTTCCAAATCACCCTGGTCGAAGTATGA
- the cldn23l gene encoding claudin-23: MMQTPASMVMGIVFSPLGLVLLFTAAITPQWREGQTRLSVSGSGSLLRSGPKGNGLGLRSGSVEALLLVRSDGLWESCLQVEKSELKQCWPVAGPYQRDPRVRLAQGLVLTSLFLCGTGIVLACIGVRCWTDLPLRGVTATGGLLVVTAGVLSLTALSVYTQNLGRLGMQEQRPGVNSSRFPPLSLHAAGSLYFGWLGSCLQVLGGGALMFSFKRPRRPTCPSCPTCPEVPACPACRSCPVSNNKPSTDVYEVSC, from the coding sequence ATGATGCAAACTCCAGCCTCCATGGTGATGGGGATCGTCTTTTCCCCTCTGGGACTGGTCCTTCTCTTCACCGCTGCCATCACTCCGCAGTGGCGAGAGGGTCAGACACGTTTGAGCGTGTCAGGCTCCGGATCGCTTCTTCGCTCGGGACCGAAGGGTAACGGATTAGGGCTCAGGTCCGGGTCGGTGGAGGCGTTGCTACTGGTCCGCTCCGACGGTCTGTGGGAGAGCTGCCTTCAGGTGGAGAAGTCCGAGCTAAAGCAGTGCTGGCCTGTGGCGGGGCCGTACCAGAGGGACCCCAGGGTTCGCCTGGCACAGGGTCTGGTGCTGACCTCTTTGTTCCTGTGCGGCACCGGGATCGTCCTGGCCTGCATTGGTGTCCGCTGCTGGACTGACCTGCCCCTCCGAGGCGTGACAGCGACAGGTGGACTTCTGGTGGTGACAGCAGGGGTGTTGAGCCTCACGGCATTGAGCGTTTACACCCAGAACCTTGGGAGGTTAGGGATGCAGGAGCAGCGTCCAGGAGTCAACAGTTCCAGGTTCCCTCCCCTCAGCTTGCACGCCGCCGGGTCCCTCTACTTTGGATGGTTAGGGTCGTGCTTACAGGTTCTGGGGGGCGGGGCTCTGATGTTTAGCTTCAAACGACCCCGACGGCCCACGTGTCCGTCGTGCCCGACGTGCCCAGAGGTGCCCGCATGCCCCGCTTGTCGCTCGTGTCCTGTTTCGAACAATAAACCCAGCACGGATGTGTACGAAGTCAGCTGTTAG